In a single window of the Clarias gariepinus isolate MV-2021 ecotype Netherlands chromosome 16, CGAR_prim_01v2, whole genome shotgun sequence genome:
- the LOC128544947 gene encoding transmembrane protease serine 9-like, protein MLSAFFSYTYDQVTVKLGLYSLVGSNPNSVSSSLIKAIKHPNYNSQTNDNDLSLLQLSSTVSFNNYITPVCLAATGSTFNNGTLIWVTGWGNIGSEVSLPSPGKLQEVQVPIIGNRMCNCLYGVGTINNDMLCAGFLQGGKDSCQGDSGGPLVIKQGSQWIQTGIVSFGNKCALPNYPGVYTSVSQYQNWISQTINTNQPGFIKYTSSGTDSDLQVNCKGLPTVPPTTVPSVVCGSAKLNTLSGTGSPLASAGTWPWMASLQLNGTHICGGTLIAQQFVMSSADCFSSTNNPSDWSVKLGRLNQTGLNPNEVTVAVANITFSTNGSNNIAVLKLSTTPTLSDFIQPICVNLASTNFNIGSQCWAAGWGSGGGAQQTLQQFNMTIVDCGNASSSSSICTQVIPLEQTERGGPLMCKIGQTWIQAAVLTLTSNSTNSTTNFINSSNNTTNLTNNSDSNTNSTASSNSTINSTTSSNSTTNSTTSSNSSTNSTTSSNSTTNFTTSSNSTTNSTTSSNSTTNSTTSSNSTTNSTTSSNSTTNSTTSSNSTTNSTTSSDSTTNSTTGSNSTTNSTTGLNSTTNFTTSSNSTTNSTTSSNSNTNSTTSSNSTTNSTTSSNNTTNSTTSSNNTTNSTTSSNSTTNSTTSSNSTTNSTTSSNSTTNSTTSSNNTTNSTNTTNTTSGSIKILLEGSPRAPNIQTFTTTSRSGNR, encoded by the exons ATGTTATCTGCCTTTTTCAGttatacatatgatcaagtgacTGTAAAACTGGGGCTCTATTCCCTGGTTGGAAGCAATCCTAACAGTGTGTCAAGCAGCCTCATTAAGGCCATCAAACATCCGAACTACAACAGTCAAACGAACGACAACGACCTCTCTCTCCTGCAGCTATCCTCTACTGTATCATTCAATAATTATATCACTCCTGTGTGCCTGGCTGCTACAGggagcacttttaacaatggcacCCTGATATGGGTTACTGGCTGGGGAAACATTGGTAGTGAAG TAAGTCTACCATCTCCTGGGAAATTACAGGAAGTTCAAGTCCCAATTATTGGAAACAGGATGTGTAACTGTTTATATGGAGTTGGAACTATTAACAATGATATGTTGTGTGCTGGGTTTTTGCAAGGGGGCAAGGACTCTTGTCAG GGTGACTCTGGAGGTCCACTGGTTATTAAACAAGGCTCTCAGTGGATCCAGACTGGCATTGTGAGCTTTGGTAATAAATGTGCTCTCCCAAATTATCCTGGTGTGTACACGAGTGTTTCTCAATATCAGAATTGGATCAGTCAAACTATCAACACAAACCAGCCTGGCTTCATCAAGTATACATCCAGTGGCACTGATAGTGATCTGCAGGTGAACTGCAAAGGCTTGCCAACTGTTCCCCCAACTACTGTACCAT cTGTGGTATGTGGAAGTGCCAAGCTCAATACTCTTTCAGGAACAGGCAGCCCCTTGGCATCAGCAGGTACATGGCCGTGGATGGCCAGCCTGCAGCTTAATGGTACTCATATTTGTGGTGGAACACTAATAGCCCAGCAGTTTGTCATGAGCTCAGCTGATTGCTTTTCTAG CACAAACAATCCCTCTGACTGGTCCGTAAAACTGGGTCGGCTCAATCAGACCGGCCTTAACCCCAACGAGGTCACTGTTGCTGTGGCTAATATCACATTCAGCACAAATGGCAGCAATAACATAGCAGTGCTGAAGTTGTCTACCACTCCTACTCTTTCCGACTTCATCCAGCCCATATGTGTAAACCTGGCGAGTACCAACTTCAATATTGGTTCTCAATGCTGGGCAGCTGGCTGGggctcaggaggaggag CTCAACAAACACTTCAGCAGTTCAACATGACTATAGTGGACTGTGGAAATGCATCTTCATCAAGCAGCATCTGCACACAAGTCATACCATTAGAACAG actGAAAGAGGAGGTCCTCTAATGTGTAAGATTGGGCAGACATGGATCCAGGCTGCAGTTTTAACCCTCACAAGCAACAGCACGAACAGTACCACTAATTTTATCAACAGCTCGAACAACACTACTAATCTTACAAACAATTCAGACAGCAACACTAATTCTACCGCCAGCTCGAACAGCACAATTAATTCCACCACCAGCTCGAACAGCACCACTAATTCCACCACCAGCTCGAACAGCTCCACTAATTCCACCACCAGCTCGAACAGTACCACTAATTTTACCACCAGCTCGAACAGCACCACCAATTCCACCACCAGCTCGAACAGCACCACTAATTCCACCACTAGCTCAAACAGTACCACTAATTCCACCACTAGCTCGAACAGCACCACTAATTCCACCACTAGCTCGAACAGCACCACTAATTCTACCACCAGTTCGGACAGCACCACTAATTCCACCACTGGCTCAAACAGCACCACTAATTCCACCACTGGCTTAAACAGTACCACTAATTTTACCACTAGCTCGAACAGCACCACTAATTCCACCACTAGCTCGAACAGTAATACTAATTCTACCACTAGCTCGAACAGTACCACTAATTCTACCACCAGCTCGAACAACACCACTAATTCTACCACTAGCTCGAACAACACCACTAATTCTACCACTAGCTCGAACAGCACCACTAATTCTACCACTAGCTCGAACAGCACCACTAATTCCACCACCAGCTCGAACAGTACCACTAATTCTACCACCAGCTCGAACAACACCACTAATTCCACCAACACCACAAACACCACTAGTGGCTCTATTAAAATCTTGTTAGAAGGGTCCCCTCGTGCCCCGAATATACAGACCTTCACCACAACATCTAG